The Desmonostoc muscorum LEGE 12446 genome includes a region encoding these proteins:
- a CDS encoding M42 family metallopeptidase translates to MWDYDRLFQIIAELVMHHSPSGAEAEINQLLMQRFTALGVEVWCDRADNIIAKIPGRSPDGAIAITAHKDEIGAMVKSLGDEGRVEVRKLGGSFPWIYGEGVVDLLGDNETISGILSFGSRHVSHESPQKVQQEDISVKWENAWIETKRTTAELEAVGIRPGTRMVIGKHRKLPIRLKDHIASYTLDNKASVAILLALAENLKQPAVDVYLVASAKEEVGAIGALFFTQNQRLDALIALEICPLSEEYPVKDGEIPVLLSQDAYGIYDEGLNGQIRRCAKQLEMPIQFTTLSGFGSDASIAMKFGHVGRAACLAFPTQNTHGYEIAHLGAIANCIDLLKAFCETELE, encoded by the coding sequence ATGTGGGATTACGATCGCTTATTTCAAATTATTGCAGAGTTGGTGATGCATCATTCTCCTAGTGGTGCAGAAGCCGAAATTAATCAGTTGTTGATGCAACGATTTACGGCACTGGGTGTAGAAGTCTGGTGCGATCGCGCCGACAACATTATTGCAAAAATCCCCGGCCGAAGTCCAGACGGAGCCATTGCCATCACAGCCCATAAAGATGAAATTGGGGCGATGGTCAAAAGTCTCGGCGATGAAGGTCGCGTTGAAGTCCGTAAACTCGGCGGTTCTTTCCCGTGGATTTACGGTGAAGGCGTGGTAGATTTACTGGGAGACAACGAAACTATCAGCGGGATTCTCAGCTTTGGTTCCCGCCACGTTTCCCACGAATCTCCGCAAAAAGTCCAACAAGAAGATATTAGCGTCAAGTGGGAAAATGCCTGGATTGAAACGAAACGCACTACGGCTGAACTAGAAGCAGTTGGAATTCGACCCGGAACGCGAATGGTAATTGGCAAACATCGCAAATTGCCAATTAGATTAAAGGATCATATTGCCAGTTACACGTTAGATAATAAAGCCTCTGTTGCCATTTTGCTAGCTTTAGCTGAAAACCTGAAACAGCCCGCTGTTGATGTTTATTTAGTGGCTTCAGCAAAAGAAGAAGTCGGAGCAATTGGCGCATTATTTTTTACTCAAAACCAGCGTTTAGATGCCTTAATTGCTTTAGAAATTTGTCCCTTATCTGAGGAATATCCTGTTAAAGATGGCGAAATTCCTGTACTTTTATCTCAAGATGCCTATGGGATATATGATGAAGGATTAAATGGACAAATACGCCGTTGTGCCAAGCAGTTGGAGATGCCAATACAGTTTACAACTCTCAGTGGATTTGGTAGTGATGCTTCAATTGCGATGAAATTTGGACATGTTGGACGTGCTGCTTGTTTAGCATTTCCTACTCAAAATACCCACGGTTATGAAATTGCTCATTTAGGAGCGATCGCTAATTGTATTGATTTATTAAAAGCTTTCTGCGAAACTGAGTTGGAGTAA
- a CDS encoding PEP-CTERM sorting domain-containing protein (PEP-CTERM proteins occur, often in large numbers, in the proteomes of bacteria that also encode an exosortase, a predicted intramembrane cysteine proteinase. The presence of a PEP-CTERM domain at a protein's C-terminus predicts cleavage within the sorting domain, followed by covalent anchoring to some some component of the (usually Gram-negative) cell surface. Many PEP-CTERM proteins exhibit an unusual sequence composition that includes large numbers of potential glycosylation sites. Expression of one such protein has been shown restore the ability of a bacterium to form floc, a type of biofilm.) — protein MIADTALAAIEAKSVPEPSTELGTLLAIATFGAVGILKRQQKSSALTTADLVFSAQSSHTVVDE, from the coding sequence GTGATAGCGGACACTGCACTGGCGGCGATTGAGGCTAAGTCTGTTCCTGAACCTTCGACAGAGTTGGGGACATTGTTGGCAATTGCTACTTTCGGTGCAGTAGGAATACTCAAGCGCCAGCAAAAAAGTTCGGCACTTACGACTGCGGATCTGGTTTTTAGCGCACAATCGTCTCATACAGTTGTTGACGAGTAA
- a CDS encoding S-layer homology domain-containing protein, with protein sequence MLPAKRPAVFLSLAVLFTSLTACANTPVAKNLEESLAADPRLQNNQVVFGESQNNQPQAQQNESKVQLPADFPKDIPQYSNAKLQEVTPASGSENRVSTRWLSSDPSNLIASFYRSQLQTNNWQILQQPTDDGVGVFEARRDDLLLKVSIQPQSVTKATPNQPQTATELLIEYVPNNSTATAQPTPTTNPNKTNNDVPQPADPQFIGPVPPANSTPQPPITANNQTTPTVTPESQTFNDLNIAPQEWRQHIEELATLGVLSIQPKTTKSNSAATTNQFEPGKIVTRREYARWLIAANNAMYASNPAKQIRLAPESTQPAFSDVSSKDPDFPAIQGLAEAGLIPSPLSGDSTAVLFRPDAPLTREVLLLWKLPLDTRQALPSANFEAVKQTWGFQDAARIDSKALRAVLADFQNGEQSNIRRVFGYTTLFQPKKPVTRAEAATALWYFGTQGEGVSAADALKLKQS encoded by the coding sequence GTGCTTCCTGCTAAACGTCCAGCTGTATTTCTGAGTTTGGCTGTTTTATTCACTTCGTTAACAGCCTGTGCTAACACTCCAGTGGCCAAAAACCTTGAGGAGTCTTTGGCGGCAGATCCTAGACTGCAAAACAATCAGGTTGTCTTTGGAGAATCCCAGAACAACCAACCACAAGCACAGCAAAATGAATCAAAAGTTCAGTTACCAGCTGATTTCCCTAAAGATATTCCACAATATTCCAATGCCAAACTACAGGAAGTTACGCCTGCTAGTGGTTCAGAAAACAGAGTTTCGACTCGTTGGTTGAGTTCTGACCCTAGCAACTTGATTGCTAGCTTTTATCGTAGTCAGTTGCAAACAAATAACTGGCAAATTTTGCAACAGCCAACAGATGATGGAGTAGGTGTCTTTGAGGCACGTCGTGATGATTTGCTATTGAAAGTTTCCATTCAGCCTCAATCAGTTACCAAGGCCACACCCAATCAACCCCAAACAGCCACTGAATTACTGATTGAGTATGTACCAAATAATAGTACTGCAACAGCACAACCTACTCCGACTACAAATCCTAACAAAACTAATAACGACGTTCCCCAACCAGCAGATCCCCAGTTTATTGGCCCTGTGCCACCTGCAAACTCGACACCACAGCCACCAATCACGGCTAATAACCAAACAACTCCTACAGTCACACCTGAATCTCAGACATTCAACGATCTAAATATTGCACCACAAGAATGGCGACAACACATTGAAGAATTGGCTACTTTAGGTGTTTTGTCCATACAACCAAAGACAACTAAGAGCAATTCTGCTGCCACAACTAACCAATTTGAACCCGGTAAAATCGTTACACGTCGGGAATACGCTCGTTGGCTAATTGCTGCTAATAATGCTATGTATGCCAGCAATCCAGCTAAACAAATTCGCTTGGCACCAGAAAGCACTCAACCAGCTTTTAGTGATGTGTCTTCAAAAGATCCTGATTTTCCAGCAATTCAGGGATTAGCGGAGGCTGGATTAATTCCCAGTCCTTTGTCTGGAGATTCTACAGCTGTTTTGTTTCGTCCTGACGCTCCCCTCACGCGGGAAGTGTTGCTGCTGTGGAAATTACCTTTGGATACTCGCCAAGCTTTACCCTCTGCTAACTTTGAAGCAGTCAAACAAACCTGGGGTTTCCAAGACGCAGCCCGAATTGATTCTAAGGCTTTAAGAGCAGTATTAGCTGATTTTCAGAATGGTGAACAATCGAACATTCGACGTGTCTTTGGCTATACGACCTTGTTTCAACCCAAAAAACCAGTAACTCGCGCGGAAGCTGCTACAGCTTTGTGGTACTTCGGAACTCAAGGTGAGGGTGTCTCAGCGGCTGATGCTTTGAAGTTAAAGCAAAGTTAA
- a CDS encoding histidine kinase: protein MLKHDYMQVSQDQPIYSEAPLQLLLFVDGRPKSRQQVQRIRAYLKELQAEYSFELQIIDVGQQPYLAEHFKLVATPALIKIHPEPRQILAGSNIIAQLKNWWPRWQTAVEAYLKLQEDLQERIDDNSRMTSPKSTIRSVAVSAELIRLSDEIFRLKQEKENLQEQLQFKDRVIAMLAHDLRNPLTAAAIAIETLQSNYNVETGEFQRLKPSMTAHLLKQARSQTKIIDRMIADLLQVGRGKDTEIPILPQKVELGKLCLGILEELRDRYTAKSQELETDIPKDLPYVYADPERIRQVLVNLLDNAIKYTPEGGKISITGLHRTTQKVQFSIGDTGPGIPVENRDRIFENHFRLERDEGTEGYGIGLCLCQRIIRAHYGQIWVDSAPNNGAWFHFTLPVYPS from the coding sequence GTGCTGAAACACGATTACATGCAAGTTTCCCAGGATCAGCCTATTTATTCTGAGGCTCCACTCCAGCTGCTACTTTTTGTCGATGGACGCCCAAAGTCCCGACAGCAAGTGCAGCGAATACGTGCTTACTTAAAAGAATTGCAGGCTGAGTATAGTTTTGAACTGCAAATCATCGATGTTGGACAACAACCTTACTTGGCAGAGCATTTTAAATTGGTAGCAACGCCAGCTTTAATCAAAATCCATCCGGAACCACGGCAGATTTTAGCTGGGAGTAATATAATAGCGCAATTGAAAAACTGGTGGCCTCGTTGGCAAACTGCTGTAGAGGCCTACTTGAAATTACAGGAAGACTTACAAGAACGTATAGACGACAATAGTCGGATGACATCACCCAAATCTACGATCCGTTCGGTTGCTGTTTCTGCTGAACTCATCCGCCTCTCAGACGAAATTTTTCGCTTGAAACAGGAAAAAGAGAACCTCCAAGAGCAGTTACAGTTTAAAGACCGAGTGATTGCTATGTTGGCACACGACCTTCGTAATCCCCTAACTGCTGCGGCGATCGCCATAGAAACTCTTCAATCTAACTACAATGTAGAAACAGGCGAATTCCAGCGCCTCAAACCTTCGATGACGGCGCATTTATTAAAACAAGCCCGCAGTCAAACTAAAATTATTGACCGGATGATTGCCGACCTTTTACAAGTAGGTCGTGGCAAAGACACGGAGATACCTATACTACCACAAAAGGTAGAGCTAGGTAAACTTTGTTTAGGTATATTAGAAGAATTGCGCGATCGCTACACCGCCAAATCCCAAGAGCTAGAAACAGATATTCCCAAAGACTTGCCATACGTATATGCTGACCCAGAACGCATCCGGCAAGTGCTAGTCAATCTGTTGGATAATGCCATCAAATATACGCCAGAAGGTGGCAAGATTAGTATTACTGGATTACACCGTACTACCCAAAAAGTTCAATTCAGTATTGGCGATACCGGGCCTGGTATTCCCGTAGAGAATCGCGATCGCATCTTTGAAAATCACTTCCGTCTGGAACGGGATGAAGGTACAGAAGGTTACGGCATTGGCCTTTGTTTATGCCAACGCATCATCCGGGCGCATTATGGTCAAATTTGGGTAGACTCTGCCCCCAATAACGGAGCATGGTTCCACTTCACACTGCCGGTTTATCCTTCTTAA
- a CDS encoding GGDEF domain-containing response regulator gives MSGISPFPLSKQPPLILVADDDKTIRVLLRKAMEQEGYRVVEVNDGKQCLDAYETIKPDIVLLDAVMPVMDGFTCCKQLLQIARNNLMSALATFDTDSVLGNTVISKIWERTPILMITCLDDEESVDRAFDAGATDYVTKPIHWPVLRQRLRRLLQQAQVYKQLEAANQALQHLANVDGLTELPNRRRFDDYLNTQWINLAQEGCPLSLILCDIDYFKFYNDKYGHPAGDVCLQKVGAILSQKAQKHQDLVARYGGEEFAVIMPYTHASGAVHVAAAMQAAVRDLQIVHDGSAVSQYVTLSMGVATVIPTWESSPSDLIVLADKALYQAKAGGRDRFVSST, from the coding sequence ATGTCAGGCATAAGCCCATTTCCTCTTTCTAAGCAACCACCACTGATTCTGGTGGCTGATGACGACAAGACCATTCGAGTTTTGTTGCGTAAAGCTATGGAACAAGAAGGTTACCGAGTGGTCGAGGTCAATGATGGTAAGCAATGTTTAGATGCTTACGAGACTATTAAACCCGATATAGTTTTGCTGGATGCTGTAATGCCTGTGATGGATGGCTTTACTTGCTGTAAGCAGTTGCTCCAGATTGCCAGAAATAATTTGATGTCAGCACTTGCGACTTTTGATACTGATTCTGTGCTTGGCAATACTGTGATATCCAAGATATGGGAACGGACTCCTATTTTGATGATCACATGCTTGGACGATGAAGAATCCGTAGACCGTGCTTTTGACGCGGGGGCAACTGATTATGTTACTAAGCCAATTCACTGGCCTGTGTTGCGCCAACGCTTGCGGCGACTGCTACAGCAAGCGCAGGTATACAAACAGCTAGAAGCGGCAAACCAAGCTTTGCAGCACCTCGCCAACGTCGATGGCTTAACTGAGTTACCGAATCGTCGTCGCTTTGACGATTATTTAAATACCCAATGGATTAATTTAGCACAGGAGGGATGTCCCCTGTCACTGATTTTGTGTGATATAGACTATTTTAAATTTTATAACGATAAATATGGTCATCCTGCTGGAGATGTCTGTTTACAAAAGGTGGGTGCTATCTTAAGCCAAAAGGCACAAAAACATCAGGATTTAGTAGCGCGTTATGGTGGCGAGGAATTTGCTGTGATTATGCCATATACCCATGCATCTGGTGCAGTTCACGTTGCCGCAGCGATGCAAGCAGCAGTTAGAGATTTGCAAATTGTTCATGACGGTTCTGCGGTGAGTCAGTATGTCACTCTTAGTATGGGGGTAGCAACTGTTATTCCCACTTGGGAATCCTCACCTTCAGATTTGATTGTCTTGGCAGATAAAGCACTCTACCAAGCAAAAGCTGGGGGACGCGATCGCTTTGTCTCAAGTACTTAG
- a CDS encoding chlororespiratory reduction protein 7 yields the protein MPDPLMYQQDNFVVLETNQPEQFLTPSELLEKLKTTLQQLKIQDLPPDLQKFDAVEAQAQYLLDTSCELDIGPGKYLQWYAVRLEK from the coding sequence ATGCCAGATCCACTCATGTATCAGCAGGATAATTTTGTTGTTCTAGAAACAAATCAACCAGAGCAATTTCTGACACCATCAGAGTTATTAGAAAAGCTCAAAACAACTCTCCAGCAACTCAAAATTCAAGATTTGCCACCTGACTTGCAAAAGTTTGATGCTGTGGAGGCTCAAGCACAATATTTACTCGACACGAGTTGTGAATTAGATATTGGTCCTGGAAAATATTTACAGTGGTATGCAGTTCGTTTAGAAAAGTAA
- a CDS encoding DUF2854 domain-containing protein, translating into MLRQISLGTLGLTIGSILTIIGFVAYAANNATLNLVGFFYGIPLLLGGLALKANELKPIPFSQPTSPSTLILRQQQATVTQNKIRKDITRYCYGQDAHFDTTLAFLGLSPSDEERPTVTALRETEVNGSYALILEFDSPLIPIDLWQKKQEKMTNYFGPGVEIQITQPSENKIEVALINTQKESIVNIG; encoded by the coding sequence ATGCTACGCCAAATCTCTTTGGGAACACTCGGTTTAACTATCGGCAGCATATTAACCATCATTGGCTTCGTCGCCTATGCTGCTAATAATGCGACACTCAATCTTGTCGGATTTTTTTACGGGATTCCTCTATTGTTAGGGGGGCTGGCACTGAAAGCTAATGAACTCAAGCCAATACCCTTTAGCCAACCTACGTCACCATCAACCTTAATATTGCGCCAGCAGCAAGCAACTGTAACTCAAAATAAAATTCGCAAAGACATCACCCGATATTGTTATGGTCAGGATGCTCATTTCGATACAACACTTGCTTTCTTAGGTTTGAGTCCCAGCGATGAAGAACGACCAACAGTTACAGCATTGCGAGAAACAGAAGTCAATGGAAGCTACGCCCTAATTTTAGAATTTGATTCACCGCTAATACCAATTGACCTATGGCAAAAAAAGCAAGAAAAGATGACCAATTATTTCGGACCTGGAGTGGAAATTCAAATAACCCAACCATCTGAAAATAAAATTGAGGTAGCACTGATCAACACTCAAAAAGAGTCAATAGTCAATATTGGATAA
- a CDS encoding response regulator gives MLMLSCEFSTLRVLVVDDHELTRLTLQLAFSCQENIQVVGLASNGQEAIEMVKVWQPDVIILDLQMPVMDGWSASSQIKAISPNTQILAYSSVEDVSFHETKKMSSFDDVCKKDVPTSELIALVRQLGERAGNGPVTG, from the coding sequence ATGTTAATGTTATCCTGTGAATTTTCTACCTTGCGCGTTCTAGTAGTTGATGACCACGAACTTACTCGTTTAACCTTACAATTGGCCTTTTCTTGCCAGGAAAATATCCAAGTAGTAGGCTTAGCCAGTAATGGTCAAGAAGCTATAGAAATGGTTAAAGTTTGGCAGCCTGATGTGATTATTCTAGACTTACAGATGCCAGTCATGGATGGCTGGAGTGCATCTAGTCAAATCAAAGCTATATCTCCCAACACTCAAATCCTTGCTTATTCTTCAGTAGAGGATGTGAGTTTTCACGAGACAAAAAAAATGTCTAGCTTTGATGATGTTTGTAAAAAAGATGTACCTACCTCCGAACTTATTGCTTTAGTTAGGCAGTTAGGTGAGCGTGCAGGAAATGGGCCAGTCACAGGGTGA
- the ppk1 gene encoding polyphosphate kinase 1 has protein sequence MAKSKKSTTPINLNDPQYYLNRELSWLEFNGRVLHEACDDRTPLLERLKFLAIFCSNLDEFFMVRVAGLKQQVEAKVSLLTPDGRTPQQQLDDIRSTLIPQVKKQHQHFEQVLRPLLANHGIHILNYIDLNQTQRNHLNSYFEEQVFPVLTPLAVDPSHPFPFISNLSLNLAVVVKNPDTDEEFFARVKVPNVLPRFLPIPRELATPDNEKPIHWVGVPLEQAIAHNLESLFPGMNIQEYHPFRITRDADLVLEEDEADDLLLAIEQELRKRRLGGSPVRLEIQSQTPEPVRSRLLQDLELTDSDVYEVDGLVGLRDLMSFMSLPVPELKDPPRQSVVPSRLQRLKEPSLDPDALETDEGKDFFSVIREKDLLVHHPYQSFSASVVRFITHAAYDPDVLAIKMTLYRTSGDSPIVNALIAAAENGKQVSVLVELKARFDEENNIYWARRLERVGVHVVYGLVGLKTHSKTVLVVRREKDRMRRYVHIGTGNYNPKTARLYTDLGLFTCREEVGADITDLFNFLTGYSRQKSYREVLVAPVNMRDRFLALIRREIENVQNGFSGRIVAKMNSLVDPEIIATLYEASRAGVQIDLIIRGVCCLRPGLKDISENIHIISIIGRFLEHSRIFYFHNNTQEEIYIGSADWMRRNLDRRVEVITPIKDPDIAKDLQEILGIMLADNRQAWELQANGTYIQRRPYDDSPEANSQKTLINMALRSTGVASNLID, from the coding sequence ATGGCGAAATCTAAAAAAAGTACTACCCCGATCAATCTTAACGATCCACAATATTATCTTAACCGAGAGTTAAGCTGGTTAGAGTTTAATGGCAGAGTTTTACATGAAGCCTGTGACGATCGCACTCCTCTTCTCGAACGTTTGAAATTTTTAGCAATCTTCTGTTCTAATTTAGATGAGTTTTTTATGGTGCGGGTTGCTGGTTTAAAGCAACAAGTAGAAGCGAAGGTCAGTCTGTTAACTCCCGATGGTCGCACACCACAACAACAGCTAGACGATATTCGGTCTACTCTGATTCCCCAGGTCAAGAAACAGCATCAACATTTTGAGCAAGTGCTTCGACCGCTATTAGCAAATCACGGCATCCATATCCTGAATTATATAGATTTAAATCAGACACAGCGAAATCATCTCAACAGCTATTTTGAAGAACAAGTTTTTCCAGTTTTGACTCCGTTGGCTGTTGATCCCAGTCACCCGTTTCCTTTTATTTCTAATCTCAGTCTGAATTTGGCAGTTGTGGTGAAAAATCCAGACACCGATGAAGAATTCTTTGCCAGAGTAAAAGTTCCTAACGTTCTGCCGCGATTTTTACCGATACCTCGTGAGTTGGCAACCCCAGATAATGAAAAACCGATTCACTGGGTTGGGGTACCTTTAGAACAAGCGATCGCTCATAACTTGGAATCTCTATTTCCAGGGATGAATATTCAAGAATATCATCCGTTCCGCATCACCCGCGACGCTGATTTAGTCTTAGAAGAAGATGAAGCAGATGATTTATTATTAGCGATCGAACAAGAATTGCGAAAACGGCGTTTGGGTGGAAGTCCTGTCAGGCTAGAAATTCAATCCCAAACACCAGAACCAGTGCGATCGCGCTTATTGCAAGATTTAGAATTAACAGATAGTGATGTTTACGAAGTAGATGGTCTTGTAGGACTGCGGGATTTGATGTCTTTCATGTCCTTACCAGTACCAGAACTCAAAGATCCACCACGTCAATCTGTTGTACCATCACGCCTACAACGTCTTAAAGAACCCAGTTTAGACCCAGATGCACTCGAAACAGACGAAGGAAAAGACTTTTTTTCGGTAATTCGTGAAAAAGATTTGTTAGTACACCATCCCTATCAATCTTTTTCCGCCTCAGTGGTGCGTTTTATTACCCATGCTGCCTACGACCCGGATGTACTAGCCATCAAGATGACTCTTTACCGGACTTCCGGCGACTCACCCATAGTCAACGCATTAATCGCCGCTGCCGAAAATGGCAAGCAGGTATCTGTGCTGGTGGAATTAAAAGCGCGGTTTGACGAAGAGAATAATATTTATTGGGCAAGACGACTAGAAAGAGTTGGAGTTCACGTTGTCTATGGTTTAGTGGGGCTGAAAACCCACAGTAAAACTGTTTTGGTGGTACGGCGGGAAAAAGACCGGATGCGTCGCTACGTACATATTGGGACTGGTAATTATAACCCAAAAACTGCACGTTTGTATACAGATTTGGGATTGTTTACTTGCCGTGAAGAAGTAGGCGCTGACATCACAGATTTATTTAATTTTTTGACAGGCTACTCGCGGCAAAAGTCTTATCGAGAGGTGTTGGTTGCACCTGTGAATATGCGCGATCGCTTTTTGGCACTCATTCGCCGCGAAATCGAAAATGTTCAAAATGGCTTTTCTGGGCGCATTGTAGCCAAAATGAATTCCCTAGTCGATCCAGAAATTATCGCCACTTTATATGAAGCTTCCCGCGCCGGAGTGCAAATCGATTTAATTATCAGGGGCGTTTGCTGTTTGCGTCCTGGACTCAAAGACATTAGTGAAAACATTCACATAATCAGCATTATCGGTCGCTTTTTAGAACACTCTCGGATTTTTTATTTTCATAACAACACACAAGAGGAAATTTATATCGGCAGTGCCGACTGGATGCGTCGCAACTTAGATCGACGAGTAGAAGTAATTACCCCAATCAAAGACCCAGATATTGCTAAAGATTTGCAAGAAATCCTGGGAATTATGCTCGCAGATAATCGCCAAGCTTGGGAGTTACAAGCTAATGGCACTTACATTCAACGCCGTCCCTATGACGATTCTCCGGAAGCCAATTCCCAAAAAACTCTCATAAATATGGCATTACGCTCAACTGGTGTAGCCTCAAACCTGATTGATTAA
- a CDS encoding Uma2 family endonuclease, which produces MTQALQRKLFTFDEFVARYPDNTGKRYELHDGVVIEMPQPTGDHEDIIGFLSLEISVDIKRLNLPYFIPKTALVKPPENESGYSPDILIINRSNLVNEPLWKKQSTVTQGGSIPLVIEVVSTNWRDDYFTKLGQYEAIGIPEYWIVDYAALAGRRFIGNPKQPTISVYSLIEGEYQLNQCCGSNGIISPTFPELNLTAEQIFNAGNNS; this is translated from the coding sequence ATGACTCAAGCCCTACAGAGAAAATTATTTACATTCGATGAATTTGTTGCCAGATACCCTGATAATACAGGCAAACGTTATGAACTGCATGATGGTGTTGTAATCGAAATGCCACAACCAACAGGAGACCATGAAGATATTATCGGCTTTTTATCGCTAGAAATATCTGTCGATATCAAGCGACTAAATCTTCCCTACTTCATTCCAAAAACTGCACTAGTCAAACCACCTGAAAATGAATCCGGTTATTCACCAGATATATTAATAATTAATCGCTCCAATCTGGTAAATGAACCACTGTGGAAAAAACAATCTACAGTGACTCAGGGCGGATCAATTCCTCTGGTGATTGAGGTCGTTAGTACCAATTGGAGAGATGACTATTTCACAAAACTAGGTCAATACGAGGCTATAGGCATTCCAGAATACTGGATTGTAGACTACGCTGCATTGGCAGGAAGGCGGTTTATTGGCAATCCCAAACAGCCCACAATATCAGTTTATTCACTGATTGAGGGTGAATACCAACTCAATCAGTGTTGTGGGAGCAATGGCATTATCTCACCCACTTTCCCAGAATTGAATTTAACTGCTGAACAGATTTTTAATGCTGGCAATAATAGCTAA